In Burkholderia sp. NRF60-BP8, a single window of DNA contains:
- the pgl gene encoding 6-phosphogluconolactonase gives MIEIHAFDTQEAQSEALARAVGDALRAALAGPARPTLAVSGGTSPRPFLHTLSHAALDWAGVDVTLVDDRWVPDDDAASNAQLVRDTLLQHAAAPARFLPLVDTRTTLDARVAALNANADYRVPSVAVLGMGEDGHTASIFADAPEWDHAITTPERFVAVHPGAAPHARVSYSLDALKRVERLFLLIAGARKRDVLDAAAASLQKNAISQLANDKGTQLDVYWCAK, from the coding sequence GTGATCGAGATCCACGCTTTCGACACCCAGGAAGCGCAAAGCGAAGCGCTCGCGCGCGCCGTCGGCGACGCGCTGCGCGCGGCGCTCGCCGGCCCCGCGCGCCCGACGCTCGCGGTGTCCGGCGGCACCAGCCCGCGCCCGTTCCTGCACACGCTGTCGCATGCGGCGCTCGACTGGGCCGGCGTCGACGTCACGCTGGTCGACGACCGCTGGGTGCCGGACGACGACGCGGCGAGCAATGCGCAACTCGTGCGCGACACGCTGCTGCAGCACGCGGCGGCCCCTGCCCGCTTTCTGCCGCTCGTCGACACGCGCACCACGCTCGACGCACGGGTCGCCGCGCTCAACGCGAACGCCGATTACCGCGTGCCGAGCGTCGCGGTGCTCGGCATGGGCGAGGACGGCCACACCGCGTCGATCTTCGCCGACGCGCCCGAATGGGACCACGCGATCACGACGCCCGAGCGTTTCGTCGCCGTGCATCCGGGCGCGGCGCCCCATGCACGCGTGAGCTATTCGCTCGATGCGCTCAAGCGCGTCGAGCGGCTGTTCCTGCTGATCGCGGGTGCCCGCAAGCGCGACGTGCTCGACGCCGCGGCCGCGTCGCTGCAGAAGAACGCGATTTCCCAACTGGCCAACGACAAGGGGACCCAGCTCGATGTCTACTGGTGCGCAAAGTAA
- the zwf gene encoding glucose-6-phosphate dehydrogenase yields MHTDSSFTFVLFGGTGDLSMRKILPALFEAHRGNMLAEGGRIIAVARHESDRAHYLEWVDTHVKPHAAKAAGGAFDESAWKSFLERIEYVNLDLGRAEDYGVLRDAIAHLPGIRVFYLATGPSLFVPICKALASVGLNEGSRIVLEKPLGYDLKSSNAINDAVGEIFAEGQIYRIDHYLGKEPVQNLLALRFGNALFEPLWRREWVESIQITIAEELGVEARGDFYDNTGALRDMVQNHLLQLLSIVAMEPPHSMDSDSVRDEKLRVLRALKPVDPRDIGKVAVRGQYHAGVIKGVQVPAYATEPGVKPDSQTETFVALKVEIENWRWAGVPFFLRTGKRLADRVAEIVVNFRPVPHSALGASALRPGANRLVIRLQPNETIRLYCLAKQPGEGMNLASVHLDLAFDQFFKEGQMEAYQRLLLDVINGRLALFVRRDEQEAAWQWVEPILNEWARTLKPPKPYAAGTWGPAASSAMLAQHDTCWLEEEN; encoded by the coding sequence ATGCATACCGATTCCAGCTTTACCTTCGTACTTTTCGGCGGCACCGGCGACCTGTCGATGCGCAAGATCCTGCCCGCGCTGTTCGAAGCGCACCGCGGCAACATGCTCGCGGAAGGCGGCCGGATCATCGCCGTCGCGCGACACGAATCGGACCGGGCCCACTATCTCGAGTGGGTCGACACGCACGTGAAACCGCATGCGGCGAAGGCAGCCGGCGGCGCATTCGACGAAAGCGCCTGGAAGTCCTTCCTCGAGCGCATCGAATACGTGAACCTCGACCTCGGCCGCGCGGAGGACTACGGCGTGCTGCGCGACGCGATCGCGCATCTGCCCGGCATTCGCGTGTTCTACCTCGCGACGGGCCCGTCGCTGTTCGTGCCGATCTGCAAGGCGCTCGCGTCGGTCGGCCTGAACGAAGGCTCGCGCATCGTGCTCGAGAAGCCGCTCGGCTACGACCTGAAGTCGTCGAACGCGATCAACGACGCGGTCGGCGAAATCTTCGCGGAAGGCCAGATTTACCGGATCGACCACTATCTCGGCAAGGAGCCGGTACAGAACCTGCTCGCGCTGCGCTTCGGCAATGCGCTGTTCGAGCCGCTGTGGCGCCGCGAATGGGTCGAGAGCATCCAGATCACGATCGCCGAGGAGCTCGGCGTCGAGGCGCGCGGCGATTTCTACGACAATACGGGCGCGCTGCGCGACATGGTGCAGAACCACCTGCTGCAGTTGCTGTCGATCGTCGCGATGGAGCCGCCGCACTCGATGGATTCCGACTCCGTGCGCGACGAGAAGCTGCGCGTGCTGCGTGCGCTGAAGCCGGTCGATCCGCGCGACATCGGCAAGGTCGCGGTGCGCGGCCAGTATCATGCGGGCGTGATCAAGGGCGTGCAGGTGCCGGCCTACGCGACCGAGCCGGGCGTGAAGCCCGACAGCCAGACCGAAACCTTCGTCGCGCTGAAGGTCGAGATCGAGAACTGGCGCTGGGCCGGCGTGCCGTTCTTCCTGCGCACCGGCAAGCGTCTGGCCGACCGCGTCGCGGAGATCGTCGTCAACTTCCGCCCGGTGCCGCACTCGGCGCTCGGGGCCTCCGCGCTGCGCCCCGGTGCGAACCGTCTCGTGATCCGGCTGCAGCCGAACGAGACGATCCGCCTGTACTGCCTCGCGAAGCAGCCGGGCGAAGGGATGAATCTCGCGAGCGTGCACCTCGACCTCGCGTTCGACCAGTTCTTCAAGGAAGGGCAGATGGAGGCGTACCAGCGCCTGCTGCTCGACGTGATCAACGGCCGGCTCGCCCTGTTCGTGCGTCGCGACGAACAGGAAGCCGCATGGCAGTGGGTCGAGCCGATCCTGAACGAATGGGCACGCACGCTGAAGCCGCCGAAGCCGTACGCGGCGGGCACGTGGGGGCCGGCCGCGTCGAGCGCGATGCTCGCGCAGCACGACACCTGCTGGCTCGAAGAAGAAAACTGA
- a CDS encoding ABC transporter substrate-binding protein, which translates to MKVRSIMGALCAAGLMAGAVAAQAAENVTVLHWWTSGGESKAVGVLKDDLQKQGYVWKDFAVAGGAGAAAMTALKTKVISGDSPSAAQIKGPLIQDWADQGVLVNIDSAAGDWKQNLPPEIDKIIKYKGHTVAAPFSVHRVNWLYINKAALDKVGAKVPTTWPEFFAVADKLKAAGIQPIAMGGQPWQDLTLWEDVVLSQGPAFYKKALVDLDQATLTSPQMLSVFDTVRKIQGYFDTGRNGRDWNLATAMVINGKAGMQFMGDWAKGEFENAGKKAGKDYICAPVPGTANSYTFNVDSFVFFQQKGEKNATPGQLALAKTIMTPDFQEQFSLLKGSVPVRLGVKMDKFDDCAKKSYADEQTAIKSGGFVPSLAHGMAQGDATAGAITDVVTKFMNSQQDSKSAVAALAKAAKVK; encoded by the coding sequence ATGAAAGTTCGCTCGATCATGGGCGCGCTCTGCGCCGCAGGCCTGATGGCTGGCGCCGTGGCGGCGCAGGCAGCCGAAAACGTAACCGTGCTGCACTGGTGGACCTCGGGCGGCGAGTCGAAGGCCGTCGGCGTGCTGAAGGACGACCTGCAGAAGCAGGGCTACGTGTGGAAGGACTTCGCGGTCGCGGGCGGCGCCGGCGCCGCGGCGATGACCGCGCTGAAGACCAAGGTGATCAGCGGCGACTCCCCGTCGGCCGCGCAGATCAAGGGCCCGCTGATCCAGGACTGGGCCGACCAGGGCGTGCTCGTCAACATCGATTCGGCCGCCGGCGACTGGAAGCAGAACCTGCCGCCGGAAATCGACAAGATCATCAAGTACAAGGGTCACACCGTCGCCGCGCCGTTCTCGGTGCACCGCGTCAACTGGCTCTACATCAACAAGGCCGCGCTCGACAAGGTCGGCGCGAAGGTGCCGACCACCTGGCCCGAATTCTTCGCGGTGGCCGACAAGCTGAAGGCCGCGGGCATCCAGCCGATCGCGATGGGCGGCCAGCCGTGGCAGGACCTGACGCTGTGGGAAGACGTCGTGCTGTCGCAGGGCCCGGCGTTCTACAAGAAGGCGCTGGTCGATCTCGACCAAGCGACGCTGACGTCGCCGCAGATGCTGTCGGTGTTCGACACGGTGCGCAAGATCCAGGGCTACTTCGATACCGGCCGTAACGGCCGCGACTGGAACCTCGCGACCGCGATGGTCATCAACGGCAAGGCCGGCATGCAGTTCATGGGCGACTGGGCGAAGGGCGAGTTCGAGAACGCCGGCAAGAAGGCGGGCAAGGACTATATCTGCGCGCCGGTGCCGGGCACCGCGAATTCGTACACGTTCAACGTCGATTCGTTCGTGTTCTTCCAGCAGAAGGGCGAGAAGAACGCGACGCCGGGCCAGCTCGCGCTCGCGAAGACGATCATGACGCCGGACTTCCAGGAGCAGTTCAGCCTGCTGAAGGGCTCGGTGCCGGTGCGTCTCGGCGTGAAGATGGACAAGTTCGACGACTGCGCGAAGAAGTCGTATGCCGACGAGCAGACCGCGATCAAGTCGGGCGGTTTCGTCCCGTCGCTCGCGCACGGCATGGCGCAAGGCGACGCGACCGCCGGCGCGATCACCGACGTCGTGACGAAGTTCATGAACTCGCAGCAGGATTCGAAGAGCGCGGTCGCCGCGCTCGCGAAGGCCGCGAAGGTCAAGTAA